The following is a genomic window from Carassius gibelio isolate Cgi1373 ecotype wild population from Czech Republic chromosome B7, carGib1.2-hapl.c, whole genome shotgun sequence.
TGCGGGGACGGTTCACGGGAATGGAGCGCCTCTCGCCGGAACTGTTCGGTGGGACGATCTCGATTGCTGTGATGCACTCGTCTCCTGCTTGTTTGGTGACTATCTTGATCTTGGACCATTTGGATTGAGGGTTGACTTTAGGGGCGGCTGCCGGAGCGGGTGTCAGACCGGCTTCTGAAGTCGCCTCACTGTTCGCGCGTTCTTTAGGCTCTTTAGGTGCAATGCTAGCCGTGCTGGAGTCATTCGAGATCTCCTTCTCCTCCGGGTGCGCGCAGGAGTCGGCTTTGGCGGACACCACACACTCGTCTACTTTGCCATTCTTCATGGTGTCCACCGTAGAACAGGTCTCCAAGCTGGGTTTAGGAGGAGACTGATTGTTGTTGTTCTGCTTCAGGAGGTGACTCTTGAGCAGACCGCTAGACTTCGGccctttcttctctttcttggCCTCAGGCTTCTGCTTGGACACCCGGCTGCGGCTGGCCAGAGAGATGTGCACATAAAGCACGGTCATGATGACCACTGGCAGGTAGAACGCAGCGATGGCCGTGCCGAACGTGACTGCAGGGTTGGAAAGGAACTGGATGTAACATTCGCTAGGCGCTACGGTCCGTTCTCCGACGATGAACTGCCAGAACAGGATAGCGGGAGCCCACAGGATGAAAGACAGTATCCAGGCAGAGGCGATCATGAGGCCGGCCATCTTGGTGGTTCTGCGTGTGGGATAACTGAGGGGTTTGGTCACACAGAAGTATCGGTCGAAGCTGATGATTAACAGGTTCATGACAGAAGCGTTGCTGACCACGTAATCCAGCGCGAGCCACAGGTCACACACAACAGGGCCGAGCGGCCAGTAGCCCTTGATGATGTAGACGGTGTAAAGGTTCATGGAGAACACACCGATGATGAGATCTGCACAGGCCAGGCTAAAGAGGAAGTAGTTGTTGACGGTCTGGAGATGTCGATTGACCTTTATGGAGAGCATGACGAGGATGTTGCCCACAACGGTGACGAAACTGAGGGATCCTGTGACCAGTGCGATGAAGACCATCTCCACCGTCTTGTAGGAGCTGTCGCCGTCTGCCACAACCGCTGCACACGAGCCATTGGTGCTGCCGCTGTCACAACTGAAGTTGGCATCACTGGATACGTTGCTCAACGAGCctgaaataaacacacaacagataaataaatgatttgaGCATGTGTGGATGCAATTCTATAAACTAATCATAGACTGATAAAAATATATGCAGTGTTTGCAtacgaaaaaaaaacagcatgacaTTCATTATGATGCATACTGTTGCAGAACATTCATTTGCATCCTGAAATATAAATATGCTGTTTCTATTAAAAGGAAGCGACCCAGTTCTCCATGACTTCTGTAATCATGCTCATACAGTATGGAAAGAAAGAAATCGGTGAGGAAAATCCTTTGGGATTCTATTGTACATTTGTTTGGTAGAATGTGACCCAGCTGGCAAGAAGTGTTTCAACAGCTCTGAAATCACTTAGAGCTGTCGCAGTTATCATGAATCACACAGCCCTTTACAGTCTGCAGGATTGTGCAGCCTGGAATCAAACATTAGCCCAAACATTCCTTCTTCTTGAACAGTGTTTGGGGTAATGGGGTTCAGTCTTTCAATAATTCCTGCAGAATACCAAAATGCTTTGATTAACATAGAGTTGTGTAAAATCCATTGTCTATCTAACCACTGGCACTAACATCTGACCTAAGAGTGGTCattaggattaaaaaaaaacaaaaaacgatgTACTTTTATATatggtatttattttttgtgtcagTTTATGCTTAATGAGTTTTTTTCAGTGTTATCATTAAATACAAACCAGATGTTTTCCGtcatttattatgaaatatttggtaacactgaGGTTCAATTCATTAAAATTAGTTGATGAAATAATAATTGCATGTAAACCAACATAttgtatataaacattatataaacaatgTATTATACTTTTTGGTTAATACCCCctatattaacatttaatgttGTGTAAATTAACGTGAATGCATTATGATTCTTTGACAATAATATATA
Proteins encoded in this region:
- the chrm4a gene encoding muscarinic acetylcholine receptor M4, coding for MNVTNSTGAEGLAPWNFNGSLSNVSSDANFSCDSGSTNGSCAAVVADGDSSYKTVEMVFIALVTGSLSFVTVVGNILVMLSIKVNRHLQTVNNYFLFSLACADLIIGVFSMNLYTVYIIKGYWPLGPVVCDLWLALDYVVSNASVMNLLIISFDRYFCVTKPLSYPTRRTTKMAGLMIASAWILSFILWAPAILFWQFIVGERTVAPSECYIQFLSNPAVTFGTAIAAFYLPVVIMTVLYVHISLASRSRVSKQKPEAKKEKKGPKSSGLLKSHLLKQNNNNQSPPKPSLETCSTVDTMKNGKVDECVVSAKADSCAHPEEKEISNDSSTASIAPKEPKERANSEATSEAGLTPAPAAAPKVNPQSKWSKIKIVTKQAGDECITAIEIVPPNSSGERRSIPVNRPRTVARKFASIARSQVKRKRQMAAREKKVTKTIFAILLAFIITWTPYNVMVLISTFCHSCVPDTVWAIGYWLCYVNSTINPACYALCNATFKKTFKNLLMCQYKNIGTR